Proteins encoded by one window of Monoglobus pectinilyticus:
- a CDS encoding ABC transporter ATP-binding protein, whose amino-acid sequence MDNKNNTVLSVHSLKKLFRNGRGVNNITLNVNEGDIVGLLGPNGSGKTTAMKSIIGMNRIDEGEIQIFGYDIDDDFESAMESVGCLIETPALYDRMSAYQNLKAAARFYKYPDKRTETEAINNALSLVGLDKYSKDKAGSFSLGMRQRLGIALALLPRPRLVILDEPTNGLDIEGVVHIRSVIKEMSEKNKTTFLISGHVASELEKLCDKVAVIYDGRLLAMNSMEEVLENFPSLEDYFLSIVGNAKDTERRRVI is encoded by the coding sequence ATGGATAATAAGAATAATACTGTTCTATCAGTTCATAGCTTAAAAAAATTATTCAGAAACGGCCGCGGAGTAAACAATATCACCCTCAATGTTAATGAGGGTGATATTGTAGGTTTGCTGGGTCCTAACGGTTCGGGAAAAACAACGGCTATGAAATCAATAATAGGCATGAATAGGATTGACGAAGGTGAAATACAGATTTTTGGATATGATATAGATGATGATTTCGAATCTGCAATGGAGAGTGTTGGATGCTTGATAGAAACTCCGGCACTTTATGACAGAATGAGCGCTTATCAGAATTTAAAAGCTGCGGCTAGGTTTTATAAATATCCTGATAAAAGAACAGAAACAGAGGCTATAAATAATGCATTGTCATTAGTAGGTCTTGATAAATACTCTAAGGATAAAGCCGGAAGCTTCTCGCTGGGAATGCGTCAAAGGCTTGGGATAGCTTTGGCTCTTTTGCCGCGTCCTAGACTTGTAATACTTGATGAACCTACTAACGGGCTGGATATTGAAGGAGTTGTTCATATCCGCAGTGTTATTAAAGAAATGTCTGAAAAAAATAAAACAACCTTTTTAATATCCGGACATGTTGCGTCAGAACTTGAAAAACTATGCGACAAGGTAGCAGTTATATATGACGGCAGACTGCTGGCTATGAACAGTATGGAGGAAGTTCTTGAAAATTTCCCTTCGTTGGAAGATTATTTTCTTTCTATAGTAGGCAACGCTAAGGATACTGAAAGGAGGCGTGTAATATGA
- a CDS encoding ABC transporter permease → MSGLLANYRNECAKLMSSKKYIVFIIIEILICAVAVFSKLIVTSISKGTWTMNNISSPISLMTLFVQAIVPFIIMLASCDLFAGEFQDKTIRAVFMRPTARYKVFVGKVLAVITIAAVNMAVVLISSSIFDIIVSGSVVNLGYAVWAYILDMVPLAVLALMTIMINQLVKNSTFAMFLAIIVYIGLNVLGIYFSNLSGLVFTGYMQWHKLWLGAGLPISALFSKILLMLGYGLTFTAVGYYLFRFKEC, encoded by the coding sequence ATGAGTGGATTGCTGGCTAATTACAGGAATGAATGCGCTAAGCTGATGAGCAGTAAAAAATACATAGTTTTTATAATAATAGAAATTTTGATTTGCGCTGTAGCGGTATTTTCAAAACTGATAGTGACGTCTATTTCAAAGGGAACTTGGACCATGAATAATATAAGTTCTCCTATTTCGCTCATGACGTTGTTCGTTCAGGCTATAGTTCCATTTATTATAATGCTTGCTTCGTGCGACCTGTTTGCGGGAGAATTTCAGGACAAGACTATACGCGCGGTGTTTATGCGCCCCACAGCAAGATATAAGGTTTTTGTAGGAAAGGTTTTGGCAGTTATTACTATAGCTGCTGTAAATATGGCGGTAGTTCTGATATCTTCAAGCATATTTGATATTATTGTTTCAGGAAGCGTAGTGAATTTAGGATATGCAGTATGGGCATATATTTTGGATATGGTGCCTTTGGCAGTTTTGGCGCTTATGACAATTATGATAAATCAGCTTGTAAAAAACTCGACATTTGCGATGTTTTTGGCTATAATAGTATATATAGGCCTGAATGTGCTGGGAATTTATTTTTCAAATCTAAGCGGATTAGTATTTACCGGATATATGCAGTGGCATAAACTGTGGTTAGGCGCCGGACTGCCAATATCAGCATTATTCAGCAAAATTTTGCTTATGCTGGGTTACGGATTAACCTTTACTGCTGTAGGTTATTATTTGTTTAGGTTTAAGGAATGCTGA
- a CDS encoding sensor histidine kinase gives MSIKKKLMLSSIVMLVLPIFIMVLISAFIFVLVLSYVPSISIQINGITPSLNNPMIFRLLLVWLFILIVVVLACCIGVTAYLSKSIIAPLKKMSGAMEHLTEGDLSYEFTCSGDREIKEVYDSIENLRVRLKKSVDEEIKRETEHRMLIANISHDLKTPITSIKGYVEGIKDGVADTPEMLERYLNTIQTKANTLEAMVNNLSEYSKLDLDSAPYDIQVWDIRGFVRSVLEEFSIDLSRAGIELDIGENLSGCEEIYVRFDCEKLNRVLSNIISNSIKYRKPDIPGKLSVELIENDGWVILSFSDNGIGISKQEEKKVFETFFRADPARNLNVSGNGLGLSIACRIIKEHGGKIWMRSGGDKNGVTVYIRLKKYILED, from the coding sequence ATGTCAATTAAAAAGAAACTTATGTTATCATCGATTGTAATGCTGGTATTGCCGATTTTCATTATGGTGCTCATATCAGCATTTATTTTCGTACTTGTTTTAAGTTATGTACCAAGTATATCTATTCAAATTAACGGTATTACTCCCAGCCTTAATAATCCTATGATTTTTAGATTGCTGCTGGTTTGGCTTTTTATATTGATTGTAGTTGTTCTTGCTTGTTGTATAGGAGTAACGGCATATCTGTCAAAAAGTATAATAGCGCCGCTTAAAAAAATGTCCGGCGCTATGGAACATTTGACGGAAGGCGACCTCAGCTATGAGTTTACATGTTCAGGTGACCGTGAAATTAAAGAAGTCTATGATTCGATTGAAAACTTAAGAGTCAGGCTGAAAAAATCTGTAGATGAAGAAATAAAGCGAGAGACAGAACACAGAATGCTTATAGCCAACATCTCGCATGACTTAAAAACTCCTATTACCTCAATAAAAGGATATGTTGAGGGGATAAAGGATGGAGTAGCCGATACGCCGGAAATGTTGGAGCGTTATCTTAACACGATACAGACTAAGGCTAATACCCTTGAGGCTATGGTAAATAATCTTTCGGAGTATTCTAAGTTGGATTTAGACAGTGCGCCGTACGATATACAGGTTTGGGATATAAGAGGTTTTGTGCGTTCAGTGCTGGAGGAATTCTCAATTGATTTATCAAGAGCCGGTATAGAGCTTGATATTGGTGAAAATTTAAGCGGCTGTGAAGAAATATATGTAAGGTTTGACTGTGAAAAATTAAACAGGGTGCTTTCCAATATAATAAGCAATTCTATAAAATACAGAAAGCCTGATATTCCCGGAAAACTAAGTGTTGAGTTAATAGAAAATGACGGTTGGGTAATTTTGAGTTTTTCAGACAATGGAATTGGGATAAGTAAGCAGGAAGAAAAGAAAGTGTTTGAGACGTTTTTTAGAGCTGACCCGGCAAGAAATTTAAACGTTTCAGGTAATGGTCTCGGTCTTTCTATAGCTTGCAGAATAATAAAAGAACACGGCGGAAAGATATGGATGCGTTCCGGAGGCGATAAGAATGGAGTAACTGTTTATATAAGACTGAAAAAGTATATTTTGGAAGATTAA
- a CDS encoding response regulator transcription factor, translating into MKILIIEDDKSIAELEMDYLSANGFECELANDGESGLKKALDNDYDLVIIDVMLPRRDGFSVCGELRKVKDVPVIFLSARSEDIDKIRGLGLGADDYIAKPFSPSEMVARVKTHISRYKTLRSGSDAVKPEIIEIRGLKVDKGSRRVFSDGKEVIMTVKEYDLLLFLLENPNIVFNKEVLFDRVWGLEAFGDASTVTVHIQRIRDKIEKNSENKYIETVWGAGYRFRA; encoded by the coding sequence ATGAAAATATTAATAATTGAGGATGATAAAAGTATTGCTGAACTTGAGATGGATTATTTGTCAGCCAACGGATTTGAATGTGAGTTGGCAAATGATGGAGAATCCGGGCTTAAAAAGGCCTTGGATAATGATTATGACCTTGTGATAATCGACGTTATGCTTCCTCGGCGCGACGGTTTTTCAGTGTGCGGTGAACTTAGAAAGGTTAAAGATGTTCCAGTAATATTTTTATCTGCCAGAAGTGAAGATATAGACAAAATACGAGGGCTCGGGCTAGGCGCTGATGATTATATAGCTAAACCTTTCTCTCCTTCAGAAATGGTTGCCAGAGTTAAAACCCATATTTCAAGATACAAGACCCTCAGAAGCGGCTCTGACGCTGTGAAGCCGGAGATAATAGAAATCAGAGGGCTTAAAGTAGATAAAGGGTCAAGACGGGTGTTCAGTGACGGCAAAGAAGTAATAATGACCGTAAAAGAATATGATTTGCTTTTATTTCTTCTTGAAAATCCAAATATAGTTTTTAACAAAGAGGTGCTTTTTGACCGCGTTTGGGGTCTGGAAGCATTCGGAGACGCTTCAACGGTTACTGTTCATATACAAAGAATAAGAGACAAAATTGAGAAGAACTCTGAAAATAAGTACATTGAAACCGTTTGGGGCGCAGGATATAGGTTCAGAGCTTAG
- a CDS encoding 4Fe-4S double cluster binding domain-containing protein: protein MKENIQEKIIDFLINNGAGQVGFCRLDNDDFGTNDFNLKYAISYTIPLSDAVVEQINDKPTHTYFHHYRSVNTLIDNNSLKTGLILQKAGYKYVPVPASQSVNGLKGIFSHKYAAVKAGLGYIGKSGLFISNINGPRVRLGTILTDCDEFDFNTNILECQCGSCTLCVKACPAMAITGETWNPGEPREKIIDALACSQHMKKAYQNIGRGVVCGICMRVCPKGFSKSTE, encoded by the coding sequence ATGAAAGAAAATATTCAAGAAAAAATAATTGATTTTTTAATAAACAACGGCGCCGGACAAGTGGGATTCTGCCGCCTAGACAACGATGATTTTGGCACAAACGATTTTAATTTAAAATATGCCATATCATATACAATACCGCTGTCTGACGCAGTAGTGGAGCAGATAAACGATAAACCCACGCATACATATTTCCACCACTACAGGTCAGTAAACACATTGATTGACAATAACTCTTTAAAAACCGGTCTGATACTTCAAAAAGCCGGATATAAGTATGTTCCTGTCCCTGCCTCTCAGTCCGTCAATGGACTTAAAGGAATATTTTCGCATAAATATGCGGCTGTAAAAGCAGGTTTAGGCTATATCGGCAAGAGCGGTCTGTTTATTTCAAATATCAACGGACCCAGAGTTCGGCTCGGAACAATTTTGACCGACTGCGATGAATTTGATTTTAATACAAATATTTTAGAATGCCAATGCGGAAGCTGTACGCTTTGCGTAAAAGCCTGCCCCGCAATGGCTATCACAGGTGAAACGTGGAATCCCGGGGAACCGAGAGAAAAAATCATTGACGCTCTAGCGTGCAGCCAGCATATGAAAAAAGCATACCAAAATATAGGCCGCGGAGTTGTGTGCGGTATATGTATGAGGGTATGCCCTAAAGGATTTTCCAAATCCACAGAATAA
- the nspC gene encoding carboxynorspermidine decarboxylase produces the protein MKQSDIKTPYYLIDENLIIKNLEILKSVSDKTGAKILLAQKAFSMYSLYPLIGKYLAGTTASSLFEAKLGHEEMPGTETHIYAPAYSDEDFSEIIKICDHIVFNSFSQWNKYKNIVSGTGIECGIRINPEYSEIETDIYNPCFKGSRMGVTLRNFEHSNLDGISGLHFHTMCEQNSDVLWRTVQKVDEKFGKYIKNMKWINMGGGHHITREDYDIELLCKSINYFSDKYGVAVYLEPGEAVALNAGYLTSSVMDIINNEIDIAILDTSAACHMPDVLEMPYRPNVIDAGNPGEYPYTYRLAGPTCLAGDIIGDYSFKEPLKPGDKITFCDMAIYTTVKNNTFNGINLPSIVLRHQNGDTELIKTFGYQDFKSRL, from the coding sequence ATGAAGCAAAGCGATATAAAAACACCATATTATTTAATTGATGAAAATTTAATTATAAAAAATTTAGAGATTTTAAAAAGTGTTTCAGACAAAACCGGAGCAAAAATTCTGCTTGCACAAAAAGCGTTTTCAATGTATTCATTGTATCCGCTTATAGGAAAATATCTTGCCGGTACCACAGCAAGTTCTCTGTTTGAAGCTAAACTGGGCCACGAAGAAATGCCGGGCACAGAAACTCATATTTACGCTCCGGCTTACAGCGATGAAGATTTTTCTGAAATAATAAAAATCTGTGACCACATAGTTTTCAACTCATTTTCCCAGTGGAATAAATATAAAAATATTGTGTCAGGAACAGGAATTGAATGCGGTATAAGAATAAATCCTGAATATTCTGAAATTGAAACTGACATATATAATCCATGCTTTAAAGGCTCCAGAATGGGAGTCACTTTAAGAAACTTTGAACACAGCAACCTCGACGGAATAAGCGGACTTCACTTTCACACTATGTGCGAGCAGAATTCTGACGTTTTATGGAGGACCGTTCAAAAAGTAGATGAAAAATTCGGAAAGTATATAAAAAATATGAAATGGATAAACATGGGCGGAGGTCATCATATCACAAGGGAAGATTATGATATAGAACTTCTGTGCAAATCTATAAATTATTTTTCTGACAAATATGGTGTCGCCGTCTATTTGGAACCCGGAGAAGCAGTTGCTCTCAATGCCGGATATTTGACATCAAGCGTTATGGATATAATAAATAATGAAATTGATATCGCAATATTGGATACTTCGGCAGCATGCCATATGCCGGACGTTTTAGAAATGCCTTATCGCCCCAACGTTATTGACGCCGGAAATCCCGGGGAATATCCATACACTTACCGTTTGGCCGGTCCAACCTGTCTGGCCGGTGATATTATCGGCGACTACTCCTTTAAAGAACCTTTAAAACCCGGTGATAAAATCACCTTTTGCGATATGGCTATTTACACCACTGTTAAAAATAACACTTTTAACGGTATAAACCTGCCCAGCATAGTTCTGAGACATCAAAACGGAGATACGGAACTTATCAAAACATTTGGGTATCAGGACTTTAAGTCAAGACTATAA
- a CDS encoding acyl-CoA thioesterase, giving the protein MAEPVVKNRKVSYSYTEQVQMVTSPDLNGYGRLFGGRLMEWIDVVAGIVARRHSGCKVTTAMVDTLCFRAPAYPNDTLVLAGKVTHVGRTSMEVCVRTMVEDLNGMKRTINKAYLVLVALDDDDRPTEVPGLILETDEDKMEWELAKKRGELRSERRRINAN; this is encoded by the coding sequence ATGGCAGAACCTGTAGTTAAAAATAGAAAAGTTTCGTATTCATATACTGAACAAGTGCAAATGGTTACGTCTCCTGACTTAAACGGATACGGAAGATTGTTCGGCGGAAGGCTGATGGAGTGGATAGATGTTGTGGCCGGAATTGTTGCCAGGAGACACAGCGGATGCAAGGTAACCACGGCTATGGTTGACACTCTCTGTTTCAGAGCGCCGGCATATCCGAACGATACCTTGGTGCTTGCGGGAAAAGTAACCCATGTGGGACGGACTTCAATGGAAGTGTGCGTCCGCACTATGGTAGAAGATTTGAACGGCATGAAGAGAACCATTAATAAAGCTTATTTGGTTTTGGTAGCCCTTGACGATGATGACAGACCGACTGAAGTTCCTGGACTTATACTTGAAACTGACGAGGATAAAATGGAGTGGGAACTCGCTAAAAAACGCGGTGAGCTCAGGAGCGAAAGGCGCAGAATAAACGCTAACTAG
- a CDS encoding acyltransferase translates to MGRQIARRTAKPELSHMNIFCAFLVIFIHCASVIIGETTSLDTAFNAVFIPWRFSTFVVPAFIFLSGVKLFLTDKKIDYVKFYKGRITRVILPYLLWVFIFYIFFVNHHYFEFSWDGLFHAWWRGDLVGHFYFVIIIVQFYILMPLWVYALRRVTPAVGIAFSVLISVVLGYNLSNILYIILPNHVFQFSDVIFTKYLLYWVCGCYVGMNYQKFKEIILNRKILITALFLFSGFLDIYLAYATYNTAVPWMEEVHILYCASAILFFFMLFCWICDKRKQLARFTKALDSQCYNIYLSHCLIILWLNDYLLTEIKMSNVVQRFWTIALSAYLGSFIFWMLWWVIKTGAITIFRFIKTRLAGIKSAV, encoded by the coding sequence ATGGGACGGCAAATTGCACGGCGGACAGCGAAACCGGAACTTTCGCATATGAATATTTTTTGTGCGTTTCTTGTTATATTTATTCATTGTGCTTCAGTCATAATTGGTGAGACTACCAGTTTGGATACTGCTTTTAATGCTGTCTTTATACCTTGGAGATTCAGCACTTTTGTTGTGCCTGCATTTATTTTTCTGAGCGGTGTGAAGCTGTTCTTGACAGATAAAAAAATTGATTATGTTAAATTCTACAAGGGCCGTATAACAAGAGTGATTTTACCTTATCTTTTGTGGGTGTTTATATTCTATATTTTTTTTGTAAACCACCATTATTTTGAATTTTCGTGGGACGGGCTGTTTCATGCGTGGTGGCGCGGAGATTTAGTGGGTCACTTTTATTTTGTTATTATAATAGTTCAGTTTTATATATTAATGCCTTTATGGGTCTATGCGTTAAGGCGTGTCACTCCGGCTGTCGGGATAGCTTTTTCGGTTTTAATCTCGGTAGTTTTGGGATATAATTTATCGAATATACTATACATAATCTTGCCGAATCATGTGTTTCAGTTCTCTGATGTTATTTTTACAAAATATTTGTTATACTGGGTATGCGGATGCTATGTTGGAATGAATTATCAAAAGTTTAAAGAGATTATACTGAACCGAAAAATTTTAATTACAGCGCTATTCTTATTTTCAGGATTCCTGGATATTTATTTGGCGTATGCTACATATAATACGGCTGTACCATGGATGGAAGAAGTACATATTCTCTATTGTGCATCGGCAATACTTTTTTTCTTTATGTTGTTCTGCTGGATATGTGACAAAAGAAAACAGCTTGCCCGGTTCACAAAGGCTTTGGATTCCCAGTGTTATAACATTTATCTATCGCATTGCCTGATAATTTTATGGCTGAATGATTATCTTTTGACAGAAATAAAAATGAGCAATGTAGTGCAAAGATTTTGGACTATAGCCCTATCAGCCTATCTTGGTTCATTTATTTTCTGGATGCTTTGGTGGGTAATAAAGACGGGAGCTATAACTATATTCAGGTTTATCAAAACAAGGTTAGCCGGAATAAAAAGTGCGGTGTAA
- a CDS encoding DUF1858 domain-containing protein, giving the protein MANQVTKDTIIIDVLKMDPGTADFFIQIGMHCLGCPSSSGESIEQACMVHGVDCDELVGKINSYLASK; this is encoded by the coding sequence ATGGCAAATCAGGTTACCAAAGATACTATTATTATAGATGTTTTAAAGATGGATCCGGGAACAGCGGATTTCTTTATTCAAATTGGAATGCACTGTTTGGGCTGTCCTTCTTCAAGCGGTGAGAGCATTGAGCAGGCATGCATGGTTCACGGTGTAGATTGTGACGAGTTGGTTGGCAAGATTAACAGTTACTTGGCTTCAAAATAG
- a CDS encoding YceD family protein, whose protein sequence is MDINIAPIKNYEGKEIPINCEVNIAGMPGDDFKILEPVKILGVIRNFGGTFELEAKGTAKLQFVCDRCAEEFSSEMNFNISERFKEIERFSDSEDEENQNSDINYLSGDIISLDEYVYSNMVLNVPIKHLCREDCKGLCFKCGTNLNNGSCSCDTREVDPRFDILNSLDID, encoded by the coding sequence ATGGATATTAATATAGCTCCGATTAAGAATTATGAAGGTAAAGAGATACCTATTAACTGCGAAGTAAATATTGCGGGAATGCCCGGTGATGATTTTAAGATACTGGAGCCCGTAAAAATTTTGGGAGTAATTCGTAATTTTGGAGGAACTTTTGAACTCGAAGCAAAAGGCACGGCAAAGCTTCAGTTTGTCTGTGACAGATGTGCGGAAGAGTTCTCAAGCGAGATGAATTTTAATATATCTGAAAGATTCAAAGAAATTGAAAGATTTTCCGACTCTGAGGATGAAGAAAATCAAAATTCGGATATAAATTACTTATCAGGAGATATAATTTCGCTGGACGAGTATGTTTATTCAAATATGGTTCTTAACGTTCCGATAAAGCATTTGTGCCGAGAGGACTGCAAAGGATTATGTTTCAAGTGCGGAACTAATCTTAATAACGGCAGCTGTTCATGCGATACAAGGGAAGTTGACCCTAGGTTTGATATACTCAACAGTTTGGACATAGATTAG
- the rpmF gene encoding 50S ribosomal protein L32 → MAVPKRKTSKARRDKRRANWKLSVPGMVECPQCGALKLSHRVCKACGTYKGKEVISVGE, encoded by the coding sequence ATGGCAGTTCCAAAGAGAAAGACGTCAAAGGCTAGAAGAGATAAGAGAAGAGCAAACTGGAAGCTTTCTGTACCAGGTATGGTAGAGTGTCCTCAGTGTGGAGCACTCAAGCTGTCTCATAGGGTTTGTAAGGCCTGCGGGACTTATAAGGGAAAAGAAGTTATTTCGGTTGGCGAATAA
- the der gene encoding ribosome biogenesis GTPase Der, which yields MKPVVAVVGRPNVGKSTFFNKVAGRRISIIEDTPGVTRDRIYVDAEWCGRDFTLIDTGGIEPGSDDVILEQMKAQAELAIDMADVIVFMVNVKDGMTAADKDVAAMLQKCGTPVILVANKVDNPGDPPMEIYEFYNLGIGDPWPVSSVHGLGVGDLLDEIVQYFPEDNENSDESDVIHVAIVGKPNAGKSSLVNQILGENRVIVSDIAGTTRDAIDTFYERDGKKYMLIDTAGMRKRGRINENVERYSVSRSLNAIDRADVCLIMIDAAEGITEQDTKIAGYVHEAGKASIVVVNKWDLVEKETNTMKNFKIKVKEGFNFMMYAPSVFISAVTGQRVDSLFEMMDKVVEQNTKRISTGILNDVLGEAVSAVQPPSDKGKRLKIYYTTQADIKPPTFVLFVNDAKLAHYSYVRYIENQFRARFGFEGTPIKFIIREKGKKK from the coding sequence ATGAAACCTGTTGTAGCTGTTGTAGGACGTCCGAATGTGGGAAAGTCCACTTTTTTTAATAAGGTCGCTGGAAGACGTATTTCAATAATTGAGGATACGCCCGGTGTTACCAGAGATAGAATATATGTTGACGCTGAATGGTGCGGCAGGGATTTCACCCTTATAGATACGGGCGGAATTGAACCCGGAAGCGATGACGTAATACTGGAGCAGATGAAGGCTCAGGCTGAGCTCGCTATAGATATGGCTGATGTTATTGTGTTTATGGTAAACGTCAAAGACGGCATGACCGCTGCTGATAAAGACGTTGCGGCTATGCTTCAGAAATGCGGCACGCCTGTTATATTGGTGGCTAATAAGGTGGACAACCCCGGTGATCCGCCAATGGAAATATACGAGTTTTATAACCTTGGTATTGGAGACCCCTGGCCGGTTTCATCCGTTCATGGTTTGGGCGTCGGAGATTTGTTAGATGAGATAGTTCAGTATTTTCCGGAGGATAACGAGAACAGCGACGAGTCGGATGTTATACATGTTGCTATTGTCGGTAAACCAAATGCCGGAAAATCCTCTTTGGTGAATCAGATACTCGGTGAGAACAGAGTTATAGTAAGCGATATAGCCGGAACCACTAGAGACGCAATAGACACGTTTTATGAACGGGACGGAAAAAAATATATGTTGATTGATACCGCCGGTATGAGAAAACGCGGCCGTATAAATGAGAATGTTGAAAGATACAGTGTGAGCCGTTCCCTTAATGCAATCGACAGAGCGGATGTTTGTCTTATAATGATAGACGCAGCGGAAGGGATAACCGAACAGGACACTAAGATTGCCGGGTATGTTCATGAAGCCGGAAAGGCAAGTATAGTTGTTGTAAATAAATGGGATTTGGTTGAGAAAGAAACAAATACCATGAAAAACTTTAAGATAAAAGTAAAAGAAGGCTTTAATTTTATGATGTACGCCCCGTCTGTGTTTATTTCGGCAGTTACAGGTCAGAGGGTGGACAGCCTTTTTGAGATGATGGATAAAGTTGTCGAGCAGAATACAAAACGTATATCAACAGGTATTTTAAATGATGTTTTGGGCGAGGCTGTCTCAGCGGTTCAGCCGCCGAGCGATAAGGGAAAGAGGCTGAAAATATACTATACGACGCAGGCAGATATAAAACCGCCCACGTTTGTATTATTTGTCAATGACGCAAAGCTTGCCCACTATTCTTATGTCAGATATATAGAAAACCAGTTCAGAGCGAGGTTCGGATTTGAGGGCACTCCAATCAAGTTTATAATAAGAGAAAAAGGCAAGAAGAAATAG
- the plsY gene encoding glycerol-3-phosphate 1-O-acyltransferase PlsY — translation MEILWLIAIGVIAYLIGSVSSAIIVGRIFGGEDIRTKGSGNAGATNALRTYGKKAAAIVTVCDCLKAVAAILIAMLISNMTGIDSVYGNTPVYVAGVCAVLGHNFPIYFGFHGGKGILVSMVAMLFANWWIGLIVLVFALIVMAVSKYVSLGSILGSVLLVILSLIFGGGDIAYILFCVILAVLAVFMHRANIKRLINGTENKLGSKKG, via the coding sequence ATGGAAATATTGTGGCTGATAGCAATTGGGGTAATTGCTTATCTTATAGGAAGCGTAAGCAGCGCTATAATAGTCGGACGTATTTTTGGCGGTGAAGATATAAGAACAAAAGGCAGCGGAAACGCAGGGGCTACTAATGCGCTGAGAACATATGGCAAAAAGGCGGCGGCAATTGTGACGGTCTGCGACTGTCTAAAGGCAGTTGCCGCGATTCTGATTGCAATGTTAATTTCAAATATGACTGGGATTGACAGTGTATATGGAAACACACCGGTTTATGTTGCAGGCGTTTGCGCTGTTTTGGGGCATAACTTCCCTATATATTTTGGATTTCATGGCGGCAAGGGTATTTTGGTTTCTATGGTTGCGATGCTGTTTGCTAATTGGTGGATAGGATTAATAGTTTTGGTTTTCGCTTTAATAGTTATGGCGGTTTCCAAATATGTGTCTCTCGGAAGTATTTTAGGTTCAGTTCTGTTAGTTATTTTGTCTTTAATTTTCGGAGGCGGAGATATTGCGTATATACTATTCTGTGTGATTTTGGCTGTGCTTGCTGTTTTTATGCACAGGGCAAATATAAAGCGCTTGATAAACGGTACTGAAAATAAGCTGGGAAGCAAGAAAGGATGA